ATGGCAGCAGCCTGCGGATCAGGCCCCCCTCGCCCAGCAGCCCGTCGGGCTGAAAGCGTATCATCAGCAGAAGGATCGCAGCGTTCAGCAGCATCCTGTAGTCGACCAGCGGCCGGAAGACCTCCGGCAGAGCGCCAAGGATCAGGGCACCCAGCACCGGCCCCCAGAGGGTGCCTATCCCCCCGAGCACCACCATCGACATCATCATTATCGACAGAGGAAAGCCGAAGTCCGTCGCGCTGATGAAGCGCATCTGGTGCGCGTAGAGAGCGCCTCCGAGCCCGGCCATCGCCGTGCCTATAACGAAGGCGGTCAGCTTGAAGCGCACCGGCGACACCCCCACGCTCGAGGCCGCTGTCTCCTCCTCCCTTAGGGTGAAGCAGGCCAACCCCGCCCAGCTCCTAGTGAAGCGCCGCGAGACCGCCAGTGTCACCGCCAGGAAGGCGAGGCACATGTACAAATAGTTGAGCCCCTTCAGCCTCGTCCCGAACAGGTATATGCTCGGAATACCCCCTAACCCGAGCGCCCCTCCGAAGAAGGGGACGTACAGGAAGACCGACTCGACGATGAAGTTTATCCCTATGGTGGTCACCGCCAGGAAGTCCTCGCGCAGCCTCAGGCTCGGCATACCGAGCACCATGCCGATAACCGCCGTTATCAGCACCACCAACGGCAGCGCCGCCCAGAAGGTCAGCCCCGCCTTGGTAGTGAGCAGGGCGGAGGAGTAGGCGCCGATGCCGAAGAAGGCCGCGTGTCCCAGCGATATCTGCCCCGCGTAGCCGACGATGACGTTCAGCCCGCACGCGACTATCGCCTGTATGGTGATGAAAATGAGGATTGTGATATTGTACTCGCCCACGTCCGCGCCCCCTTATCTGCCGCCCATGAGGCCGCCCGGCCTCCAGAGCAGCACCGCTATCATCGCGATGAATGCCAGCGAGTCCCTGGGCAGCGGGATGTTCGCATACCCTATCAGCAGAGTCTCGCCCACCCCCAGCAGAAGAGACGCCAACACCGCCCCCGGAAGCGACCCAAGCCCGCCGACGACTATCAGGGCGAGGCACTTGTAGGCCGGCACGGCTCCCATCGTCGGGTAGACCTGGTTGAAGTAGATCCCGACCAGGATGCCGGCGATTGCCGCCACAGCCGAGCCGAGGGCGAAGGTCATGCTGACGGCGAGCGAACCGTTTATCCCCATCGCGCCCGCCACCTCCCTGTCCTGCGACGTCG
This genomic interval from Synergistaceae bacterium contains the following:
- a CDS encoding branched-chain amino acid ABC transporter permease, with translation FCSLLGVVIERFVYTPLLKYPPFVPLIGSIAVFLSLEEIFRLVGGPYILTFPAELPFPGLTVKGVVITPAIISIYVVSAVVLLLLWFIVTRTEFGLAIRATSQDREVAGAMGINGSLAVSMTFALGSAVAAIAGILVGIYFNQVYPTMGAVPAYKCLALIVVGGLGSLPGAVLASLLLGVGETLLIGYANIPLPRDSLAFIAMIAVLLWRPGGLMGGR
- a CDS encoding branched-chain amino acid ABC transporter permease produces the protein MGEYNITILIFITIQAIVACGLNVIVGYAGQISLGHAAFFGIGAYSSALLTTKAGLTFWAALPLVVLITAVIGMVLGMPSLRLREDFLAVTTIGINFIVESVFLYVPFFGGALGLGGIPSIYLFGTRLKGLNYLYMCLAFLAVTLAVSRRFTRSWAGLACFTLREEETAASSVGVSPVRFKLTAFVIGTAMAGLGGALYAHQMRFISATDFGFPLSIMMMSMVVLGGIGTLWGPVLGALILGALPEVFRPLVDYRMLLNAAILLLMIRFQPDGLLGEGGLIRRLLPWRGGESRG